The Candidatus Zixiibacteriota bacterium DNA segment GGGGACTGACAGAGACCCTGCTTACTTTATTCATCCTGTGCAAAAAATGCCTAGTGGAGATCGTGCTCACTCCATTAGGTATTTTTTTATCGATAGCGGTGATTCGCCTTCCGCCCGCATTCAAACCTCCTACATAATTAAGATTGAACCGCGAGCCATTTCTACATAGTATTGATTAGTCCAATAACCCTTTGGAGAGAAACGCGTGCACGAACTCGCTATTGCCAACTCGATTGTCAACACAGTGCTCAAACAGGTTGAAAAGCAGAACCTGGGTCGTGTTAATGCCGTGGGATTGAGAATAGGAGCGCTGTCCGATGTTGTTCCGGAAGCCTTGGAATTCGGATTTTCGGCTATTATCGCCGGTACTGCGCTGGAAGGTGCCAGGCTGAAGATAGAGAACGTACCGGTTCTGGCGACATGCACTGATTGTGCCGCGACATTCGGAGTCAAAGAACTTGTTTTCGCATGTCCGGAGTGTCGATCAAGAAACGTGGAGTTGGAACAAGGTCAGGAACTGGATATTGTATATATCGAAGTTGAAACCCGGTAGGGGCATCGACTTTTTGCTGGAGAGAGAACCGATGACAGAGAAAATAACAATTGAGACAAAAGTCCTTTCGGAAAACGACAGGATTGCCGCCGAAATTAGACAGAAACTTACGGAAAAAAGGATCCTGACACTTAACCTGGTCA contains these protein-coding regions:
- the hypA gene encoding hydrogenase maturation nickel metallochaperone HypA, producing MHELAIANSIVNTVLKQVEKQNLGRVNAVGLRIGALSDVVPEALEFGFSAIIAGTALEGARLKIENVPVLATCTDCAATFGVKELVFACPECRSRNVELEQGQELDIVYIEVETR